In the Populus trichocarpa isolate Nisqually-1 chromosome 1, P.trichocarpa_v4.1, whole genome shotgun sequence genome, one interval contains:
- the LOC7490946 gene encoding auxin-binding protein ABP19a, translated as MLLFVCLFALLFSSSSHAADFCVAKLKGAGNPAGYACRMPSKVTVDDFVFTGLGVAGNTTNIISAAVTPAFVQQFPGVNGLGLSMARLDLAPAGVIPMHTHPGASEVLFVVQGKITAGFISSLANTVYVKTLKKGDVMVFPRGLLHFQINDGEINAVAVVSFSDPDPGLQITDFAFFANNLSSELLEKSTFLDDAQVKKLKKVLGGTG; from the coding sequence ATGCTTCTCTTTGTCTGTCTCTTTGCTCTCCTATTTTCTTCCTCCTCCCATGCAGCTGATTTCTGTGTTGCAAAACTAAAGGGTGCAGGAAATCCTGCAGGGTATGCCTGCAGAATGCCCTCAAAGGTCACAGTCGATGATTTTGTGTTTACTGGCCTTGGCGTTGCTGGTAACACTACCAACATTATCAGTGCTGCCGTGACCCCAGCTTTTGTACAGCAATTTCCCGGTGTAAATGGGCTTGGTCTATCCATGGCTCGACTAGACCTAGCACCAGCTGGTGTTATCCCAATGCACACTCACCCTGGTGCATCCGAAGTATTATTTGTTGTGCAAGGTAAGATCACTGCTGGATTCATCTCCAGCTTGGCGAACACTGTATACGTAAAGACTCTTAAGAAGGGTGATGTTATGGTGTTTCCACGAGGACTGCTTCACTTTCAAATAAATGATGGTGAGATAAATGCAGTCGCTGTTGTTAGCTTCAGTGACCCTGATCCTGGCCTCCAAATCACTGATTTTGCGTTCTTTGCCAATAACTTGTCCTCAGAGTTGTTGGAGAAATCCACTTTTCTTGATGATGCTCAGGTTAAAAAGCTCAAGAAAGTTCTTGGTGGGACTGGCTAG
- the LOC7490947 gene encoding growth-regulating factor 5 isoform X1, translating to MLNTTISRNRFPFTATQWQELEHQALIYKYMVSGVPVPPELLYSVKRSLGSSLASRLFPHQPIGWGCFQAGFGRKADPEPGRCRRTDGKKWRCSKEAYPDSKYCERHMHRGRSRSRKPVELTSSTTTTATTIPLTSINRNLSNPTISPSSSSYSFSHPSSAESEVYAHQNPSHGTFLNPFLYPHSSSSGPPDSGFSPLNSTPHNLFLESGSSPQVDKEHRYYHGMREDVDERAFFPDGLGSARGVQDSYNQLTMSSYKGYSLSQFQTFADTSKEEQQQPGQHCFVLGTDIIKSSATRSIKLEKETETLKPLHHFFDEWEPKDADSWLDLASSSRPHTSGYLCFADD from the exons ATGTTGAATACAACAATTTCCAGAAATAGGTTTCCTTTCACTGCAACTCAATGGCAAGAGCTTGAACACCAAGCTCTCATTTACAAATACATGGTCTCTGGTGTTCCTGTCCCGCCAGAACTCCTCTATTCTGTCAAAAGAAGCTTGGGATCTTCTTTGGCATCAAGACTCTTCCCTCACCAACCTA TTGGGTGGGGTTGTTTTCAGGCGGGTTTTGGCAGAAAAGCAGACCCAGAGCCAGGAAGGTGCAGAAGAACGGATGGAAAAAAATGGAGGTGCTCAAAGGAAGCATACCCAGACTCAAAATATTGTGAGAGGCACATGCACAGAGGCAGAAGCCGTTCAAGAAAGCCTGTGGAACTTACTTCAAGTACTActacaacagcaacaacaattcCTTTAACATCAATCAACAGAAACCTCTCTAACCCCACTATTTCACCCTCCAGCTCCTCTTATTCTTTCTCTCACCCTTCATCTGCGGAATCTGAAGTTTATGCCCATCAAAACCCTTCGCATGGAACCTTCCTTAACCCCTTCCTTTATCCTCATTCTTCATCTTCTGGACCTCCTGATTCTGGTTTTTCACCTCTAAATAGCACCCCTCACAACCTGTTTTTGGAGTCTGGATCTTCTCCTCAAGTTGACAAAGAGCACAG GTATTATCATGGAATGAGGGAGGATGTGGATGAGAGAGCTTTCTTTCCAGATGGTTTAGGGAGTGCAAGAGGTGTTCAAGATTCATATAACCAATTGACAATGAGTTCCTACAAAGGTTACTCACTGTCACAGTTTCAAACCTTTGCTGATACTTCTAAAGAAGAGCAGCAACAACCAGGGCAGCACTGCTTTGTTTTGGGCACTGATAttatcaagtcatcagcaacaAGGTCAATCAAGTTGGAGAAAGAAACTGAAACCCTGAAGCCATTGCACCATTTCTTTGATGAATGGGAACCAAAGGACGCAGACTCTTGGCTTGATCTTGCATCCAGTTCAAGACCTCACACTTCTG GATACTTATGTTTTGCAGATGATTGA
- the LOC7490947 gene encoding growth-regulating factor 5 isoform X2 translates to MLNTTISRNRFPFTATQWQELEHQALIYKYMVSGVPVPPELLYSVKRSLGSSLASRLFPHQPIGWGCFQAGFGRKADPEPGRCRRTDGKKWRCSKEAYPDSKYCERHMHRGRSRSRKPVELTSSTTTTATTIPLTSINRNLSNPTISPSSSSYSFSHPSSAESEVYAHQNPSHGTFLNPFLYPHSSSSGPPDSGFSPLNSTPHNLFLESGSSPQVDKEHRYYHGMREDVDERAFFPDGLGSARGVQDSYNQLTMSSYKGYSLSQFQTFADTSKEEQQQPGQHCFVLGTDIIKSSATRSIKLEKETETLKPLHHFFDEWEPKDADSWLDLASSSRPHTSDD, encoded by the exons ATGTTGAATACAACAATTTCCAGAAATAGGTTTCCTTTCACTGCAACTCAATGGCAAGAGCTTGAACACCAAGCTCTCATTTACAAATACATGGTCTCTGGTGTTCCTGTCCCGCCAGAACTCCTCTATTCTGTCAAAAGAAGCTTGGGATCTTCTTTGGCATCAAGACTCTTCCCTCACCAACCTA TTGGGTGGGGTTGTTTTCAGGCGGGTTTTGGCAGAAAAGCAGACCCAGAGCCAGGAAGGTGCAGAAGAACGGATGGAAAAAAATGGAGGTGCTCAAAGGAAGCATACCCAGACTCAAAATATTGTGAGAGGCACATGCACAGAGGCAGAAGCCGTTCAAGAAAGCCTGTGGAACTTACTTCAAGTACTActacaacagcaacaacaattcCTTTAACATCAATCAACAGAAACCTCTCTAACCCCACTATTTCACCCTCCAGCTCCTCTTATTCTTTCTCTCACCCTTCATCTGCGGAATCTGAAGTTTATGCCCATCAAAACCCTTCGCATGGAACCTTCCTTAACCCCTTCCTTTATCCTCATTCTTCATCTTCTGGACCTCCTGATTCTGGTTTTTCACCTCTAAATAGCACCCCTCACAACCTGTTTTTGGAGTCTGGATCTTCTCCTCAAGTTGACAAAGAGCACAG GTATTATCATGGAATGAGGGAGGATGTGGATGAGAGAGCTTTCTTTCCAGATGGTTTAGGGAGTGCAAGAGGTGTTCAAGATTCATATAACCAATTGACAATGAGTTCCTACAAAGGTTACTCACTGTCACAGTTTCAAACCTTTGCTGATACTTCTAAAGAAGAGCAGCAACAACCAGGGCAGCACTGCTTTGTTTTGGGCACTGATAttatcaagtcatcagcaacaAGGTCAATCAAGTTGGAGAAAGAAACTGAAACCCTGAAGCCATTGCACCATTTCTTTGATGAATGGGAACCAAAGGACGCAGACTCTTGGCTTGATCTTGCATCCAGTTCAAGACCTCACACTTCTG ATGATTGA
- the LOC127905236 gene encoding formin-like protein 5, with amino-acid sequence METKSSITPTSLILGLILTFYSLLVESQPLNGRSSAPLMSPPPPPPPPPPPPPPPPPPPPPPSPSLPPPSLSRSSPPPPPPRKKLQLPPPPRHRLTVNENRRRRKPPPPMKNNNMNAGKAIGLLFVGIAAILQIGVVWFLVYKRRQL; translated from the coding sequence ATGGAAACGAAATCATCAATCACCCCCACCTCTCTGATTTTAGGGCTTATATTAACCTTCTATTCGCTTCTTGTTGAATCACAACCACTAAATGGCCGTTCATCAGCCCCATTGATGTCccctccaccacctcctccaccaccaccaccacctccccctcctcctcctcctcctcctccaccaccatcaCCGTCACTACCTCCTCCATCACTATCACGATCATcgccacctccacctccaccgaGAAAGAAGCTGCAGTTACCCCCGCCACCGAGGCATAGATTGACCGTAAATGAGaatagaaggagaagaaaaccaccaccaccaatgaAGAATAACAACATGAACGCAGGGAAAGCGATTGGGTTACTGTTTGTGGGCATTGCTGCAATCTTGCAGATTGGTGTTGTTTGGTTCTTGGTTTACAAAAGAAGGCAGCTTTAG